In Microbacterium sp. AB, a single genomic region encodes these proteins:
- the frdD gene encoding fumarate reductase subunit FrdD, with protein sequence MMRQWKGRTAEPVRWALFGAGGMVSVFAMPVLLLVLGILMPLGAFGGSDGVLAKVGGLLTHPFVVLVVCAGLAVVLWHCCHRIVHGLHDLKVHPPKIVEAAIYAFAVAVPVVALALCLIA encoded by the coding sequence ATGATGCGCCAGTGGAAGGGGCGCACGGCGGAGCCGGTGCGCTGGGCGCTGTTCGGCGCGGGCGGCATGGTGTCGGTGTTCGCGATGCCGGTCCTGCTGCTCGTGCTGGGCATCCTCATGCCGCTCGGCGCGTTCGGAGGCAGCGACGGCGTGCTCGCGAAGGTCGGCGGGCTCCTCACGCATCCGTTCGTCGTCCTGGTCGTGTGCGCGGGGCTGGCGGTCGTGCTCTGGCACTGCTGCCACCGCATCGTGCACGGCCTGCACGACCTCAAGGTGCATCCGCCCAAGATCGTCGAGGCGGCGATCTACGCGTTCGCGGTCGCGGTCCCGGTCGTCGCCCTCGCGCTCTGCCTCATCGCCTGA
- a CDS encoding succinate dehydrogenase/fumarate reductase iron-sulfur subunit: protein MSIQHTPGSPEARDEKPGCDGHGGCGSGSCDGAGESGCGGEGGCACGGHGASPSRQDASTVLGTIRVQVQRYRPDTDEEPHLVEYEVPWGADTSVLDALQWIKDNADPSLAFRWSCRMAICGSCGFMLNGVPRLGCEQFVRDYAPGPLRVEPLENMAVERDLVVDLEPFMSALTEVRPWLVEDPEKPLEEPANRQTPKQMLAYHDYAMCINCMLCYAACPQVSLASAFLGPAAVTAAVRYNKDSRDHGAAQRLPVLDREEGLWSCTFVGACSTACPKGVDPAAAIQQAKIAAAASWAAEFVLPRRGGVR, encoded by the coding sequence ATGAGCATCCAGCACACCCCCGGCTCACCGGAGGCCCGCGACGAGAAGCCGGGCTGCGACGGACACGGCGGCTGCGGCTCCGGCAGCTGCGACGGCGCTGGCGAGAGCGGATGCGGCGGCGAGGGCGGATGCGCCTGCGGCGGCCACGGGGCGTCGCCGAGCCGGCAGGACGCGAGCACCGTGCTCGGCACCATCCGCGTCCAGGTGCAGCGCTACCGCCCCGACACCGACGAGGAGCCGCACCTGGTCGAGTACGAGGTGCCCTGGGGTGCGGACACCTCCGTGCTCGACGCCCTGCAGTGGATCAAGGACAACGCGGACCCCTCGCTCGCGTTCCGCTGGTCGTGCCGGATGGCGATCTGCGGCTCCTGCGGGTTCATGCTCAACGGCGTGCCCCGGCTCGGCTGCGAGCAGTTCGTGCGCGACTACGCGCCCGGACCGCTCCGCGTGGAGCCTCTCGAGAACATGGCCGTCGAGCGCGACCTCGTCGTCGACCTCGAGCCCTTCATGTCGGCGCTCACGGAGGTGCGGCCCTGGCTCGTGGAGGACCCCGAGAAGCCGCTCGAGGAGCCGGCCAACCGACAGACCCCGAAGCAGATGCTCGCGTACCACGACTATGCGATGTGCATCAACTGCATGCTCTGCTACGCCGCCTGCCCGCAGGTGTCGCTCGCCTCCGCGTTCCTGGGTCCCGCGGCCGTGACCGCCGCCGTGCGCTACAACAAGGACTCTCGCGACCACGGCGCCGCGCAGCGGCTTCCGGTGCTCGACCGGGAGGAGGGCCTCTGGTCGTGCACCTTCGTCGGAGCCTGCTCCACGGCGTGCCCCAAGGGCGTTGACCCCGCGGCCGCGATCCAGCAGGCCAAGATCGCCGCAGCGGCCTCGTGGGCGGCGGAGTTCGTGCTGCCGCGGCGCGGAGGCGTCCGGTGA
- the frdA gene encoding fumarate reductase (quinol) flavoprotein subunit, translating into MHTIRTDVAIVGGGGAGLRAAIAAASSDPDLRVSLLSKVYPMRSHTVAAEGGAAGVIGDDDSLDLHFGDTVSGGDWLCDQDVVQYFVEHAAEEMQQLERWGCPWSRTDDGRVNVRRFGGMSRPRTWFAADKTGFHMLHTLFQTSLQHTGVTRLDECLALELLVRDGQVAGVLAYDQRNGYPVLVEAAAVIVATGGAGRVYAQNTNGAIVTGDGMAMAYRAGAGLRDMEFVQYHPTGLPGSGILITEGCRGEGGVLLNADGRRYLQDYGLGPETPIGQPKNKYMELGPRDRLSQAFWHEQQAGRTIPTPRGDAVHLDLRHLGRAYMHERLPLICELAEQYLGIDPAAEPIPVRPTAHYTMGGIETSDLVESSIGGLYAVGECASSGLHGANRLGSNSLAELVVLGRVAGERAAAFARRHPVAIQPAVRREAADAASRHLDLMGRGSESQAEIRAELGRTMEDGVGIFRTAQGMAETAATIARLKERYADVRVVDTCPVYNTDWASAIELGAMLDVAETMVHSALRREESRGSHQRLDGFGERDDEAFLAHSVARFTPGGPPSIDYTPVTITTSPPGRRAYGDAGAAEKAPASAKGAVR; encoded by the coding sequence ATGCACACGATCCGAACGGATGTGGCGATCGTCGGCGGCGGCGGCGCCGGTCTGCGCGCCGCGATCGCCGCCGCGAGCTCGGACCCCGACCTGCGGGTGAGCCTCCTGTCGAAGGTCTACCCGATGCGCTCGCACACGGTCGCCGCCGAGGGCGGCGCCGCGGGGGTCATCGGCGACGACGACTCGCTCGACCTCCACTTCGGCGACACCGTCTCCGGCGGCGACTGGCTCTGCGACCAGGACGTCGTGCAGTACTTCGTCGAGCACGCCGCCGAGGAGATGCAGCAGCTCGAACGATGGGGCTGCCCCTGGAGCCGCACCGACGACGGCCGCGTGAACGTGCGCCGCTTCGGCGGGATGAGCCGGCCGCGCACCTGGTTCGCCGCCGACAAGACCGGCTTCCACATGCTGCACACCCTCTTCCAGACCTCGCTGCAGCACACCGGCGTGACCCGTCTCGACGAGTGCCTCGCGCTCGAGCTCCTCGTGCGCGACGGCCAGGTCGCGGGCGTCCTCGCCTACGACCAGCGCAACGGCTACCCCGTGCTCGTCGAGGCGGCCGCCGTCATCGTCGCCACCGGCGGTGCCGGCCGCGTCTACGCGCAGAACACCAACGGCGCGATCGTCACGGGCGACGGCATGGCGATGGCCTATCGCGCCGGGGCCGGGCTTCGCGACATGGAGTTCGTGCAGTACCATCCGACGGGGCTGCCGGGATCCGGCATCCTCATCACCGAGGGCTGCCGCGGCGAGGGCGGCGTGCTGCTGAACGCCGACGGGCGCCGTTACCTGCAGGACTACGGCCTCGGCCCGGAGACGCCGATCGGGCAGCCGAAGAACAAGTACATGGAGCTCGGCCCACGCGACCGTCTCTCCCAGGCCTTCTGGCACGAGCAGCAGGCGGGGCGCACGATCCCGACCCCGCGCGGCGACGCGGTGCACCTCGACCTGCGCCACCTGGGCCGGGCCTATATGCACGAGCGCCTGCCGCTCATCTGCGAGCTCGCCGAGCAGTACCTCGGCATCGACCCCGCCGCGGAGCCGATCCCGGTCCGGCCGACCGCGCACTACACGATGGGCGGCATCGAGACGAGCGACCTCGTCGAGTCCTCCATCGGCGGGCTGTACGCGGTCGGCGAGTGCGCCTCCTCCGGCCTGCACGGCGCCAATCGGCTCGGCTCCAACTCGCTCGCCGAGCTCGTCGTGCTCGGCCGGGTCGCCGGCGAGCGCGCTGCGGCCTTCGCGCGGCGGCATCCCGTCGCCATCCAGCCGGCCGTGCGCCGCGAGGCGGCCGACGCGGCATCGCGCCACCTCGATCTCATGGGCCGCGGCAGCGAGAGCCAGGCCGAGATCCGGGCCGAGCTCGGCCGGACGATGGAGGACGGCGTGGGCATCTTCCGCACCGCCCAGGGCATGGCGGAGACCGCGGCGACGATCGCCCGGCTCAAGGAGCGCTACGCCGACGTGCGCGTCGTGGACACCTGCCCGGTCTACAACACGGACTGGGCCTCGGCGATCGAGCTCGGCGCGATGCTCGACGTGGCCGAGACGATGGTGCACTCCGCGCTGCGCCGCGAGGAGTCCCGGGGATCGCACCAGCGCCTGGACGGCTTCGGCGAGCGCGACGACGAGGCCTTCCTCGCCCACAGCGTCGCCCGCTTCACGCCGGGCGGCCCGCCGAGCATCGACTACACGCCCGTGACGATCACCACCTCGCCTCCCGGACGGCGCGCCTACGGCGACGCCGGAGCCGCGGAGAAGGCCCCCGCAAGCGCGAAAGGAGCGGTGCGATGA
- a CDS encoding class II fumarate hydratase, with protein MTIAPATDGAPAGYRVEHDTMGDVLVPEDALYRAQTQRAVENFAISGSGLSRHHIAALAEVKRAAAIANRELGIVDPALAEAVVSAADEVIEGRWDDHFPVDAFQTGSGTSSNMNANEVLATLASKRAGAPVHPNDHVNASQSSNDVFPASIHIAATRAVVEELVPALDHLATALEAKAEEFADVVKSGRTHLMDATPVTLGQEFGGYAAQIRLGVERVQAALPRLVELPLGGTAVGTGVNTPAGFPQRVIALIAEHTGLPLVEARNHFEAQGAQDALVETSAALRTVAVSLVKICNDLRWMGSGPRTGLGEIALPDLQPGSSIMPGKVNPVIPEATLMVAAQIIGNDTTVAFAGASGAFELNVMLPVMARNLLESIALLSNASRHLADKCVTGIVAHRDRCRQLAESSPSVVTPLNRLIGYEAAAAVVKHAVAHDLTIRDAVRALGHLDSGALTQEQLDDALDVLAMTVAPAPAGTVR; from the coding sequence ATGACCATCGCACCCGCCACGGACGGCGCTCCCGCCGGCTACCGCGTCGAGCACGACACCATGGGGGACGTGCTGGTCCCGGAGGACGCGCTCTACCGGGCGCAGACCCAGCGCGCTGTGGAGAACTTCGCCATCTCCGGCTCCGGGCTCTCACGCCATCACATCGCGGCGCTCGCGGAGGTCAAGCGCGCGGCCGCCATCGCGAACCGGGAGCTCGGCATCGTCGATCCCGCCCTCGCCGAGGCCGTTGTCTCCGCCGCCGACGAGGTGATCGAGGGACGCTGGGACGACCACTTCCCCGTCGACGCCTTCCAGACGGGCTCGGGGACCTCCTCGAACATGAACGCCAACGAGGTCCTCGCCACGCTCGCCTCGAAGCGGGCGGGCGCGCCCGTGCACCCGAACGACCACGTCAACGCCTCGCAGTCGTCGAACGACGTCTTCCCCGCCTCCATCCACATCGCCGCCACACGCGCGGTCGTGGAGGAGCTGGTTCCCGCACTCGATCATCTCGCCACCGCGCTCGAGGCCAAGGCCGAGGAGTTCGCCGACGTCGTGAAGTCCGGCCGGACGCACCTCATGGACGCGACGCCCGTGACGCTCGGGCAGGAGTTCGGCGGATACGCGGCCCAGATCCGGCTCGGCGTCGAACGCGTGCAGGCCGCGCTGCCCCGGCTCGTCGAGCTCCCCCTCGGGGGGACGGCGGTCGGGACGGGCGTCAACACCCCCGCCGGCTTCCCACAGCGCGTCATCGCCCTCATCGCGGAGCACACCGGGCTGCCCCTCGTCGAAGCCCGCAACCACTTCGAGGCGCAGGGCGCGCAGGACGCGCTCGTGGAGACCTCTGCGGCGCTGCGCACGGTCGCCGTCTCGCTCGTCAAGATCTGCAACGACCTGCGGTGGATGGGCTCGGGCCCTCGCACCGGACTCGGCGAGATCGCCCTGCCGGATCTCCAGCCCGGCTCCTCGATCATGCCCGGCAAGGTCAACCCCGTCATCCCCGAGGCGACGCTGATGGTCGCGGCGCAGATCATCGGCAACGACACGACCGTCGCCTTCGCGGGCGCCTCCGGGGCCTTCGAGCTCAACGTGATGCTCCCGGTGATGGCGCGCAACCTCCTCGAGTCCATCGCGCTTCTGTCCAACGCCTCGCGCCACCTGGCCGACAAGTGCGTGACCGGCATCGTCGCCCATCGCGACCGCTGCCGCCAGCTCGCGGAGTCGTCGCCCTCGGTCGTCACGCCGCTCAACCGGCTGATCGGCTACGAGGCCGCGGCCGCCGTCGTGAAGCACGCCGTCGCGCACGACCTCACCATCCGCGATGCGGTGCGGGCCCTCGGCCACCTCGACAGCGGCGCCCTCACCCAGGAGCAGCTCGACGACGCGCTCGACGTGCTCGCGATGACCGTGGCGCCCGCCCCTGCGGGCACGGTGCGCTGA
- a CDS encoding anion permease, translating into MPSAQSPALRADVGTRSPHTPLRPVKPLRLAIPLVVGAAIWLVPAPAGVSPDAWHLFAIFAATIVGVIAKPLPMGAVTILGLVATLATGVLEPEEALSGFSNTTIWLIVVAFFISRGVIKTGLGSRLALFFVAKLGRSPLGVAYGLAATDLVLAPATPSNTARAGGIIQPIVRSISSAYGSEPGPSSRRVGAFLTTSAFHVNAVTSAMFLTAMAGNPLAAQLAGDQGVELTWGLWALAALVPGLVSLIVVPLAVRLVYPPELTRTPEAAASARRDLGSLGRLSPGEIVMTGTIVGLLALWTLGDAFLGITATTTALIGLVVLLVTGVLTWDDIKAETQAWDTLVWFAVLVMMATQLNALGLIPWLSGQMSVIVGGMGWTTAFILLSLVYFFSHYLFASNTAHISAMYAAFLATAILAGAPPVLAALVLGFISSLFASVTHYSSGPAPVLFGAGYVPVGAWWRTGFLISLVNIAIWMGIGGVWTRILGLW; encoded by the coding sequence TTGCCCTCAGCGCAGTCACCTGCCCTCCGCGCCGACGTCGGCACCCGATCTCCGCATACGCCCCTCCGTCCCGTCAAGCCCCTGCGGCTCGCGATCCCGCTCGTCGTCGGTGCCGCCATCTGGCTCGTGCCCGCGCCTGCCGGCGTGTCGCCCGACGCGTGGCATCTCTTCGCGATCTTCGCCGCCACCATCGTCGGTGTCATCGCCAAGCCGCTCCCCATGGGCGCCGTCACCATCCTCGGCCTCGTCGCCACGCTCGCGACGGGCGTGCTCGAGCCGGAGGAGGCGCTGTCGGGCTTCTCCAACACGACCATCTGGCTCATCGTCGTCGCCTTCTTCATCTCGCGCGGCGTCATCAAGACCGGCCTCGGAAGCCGCCTCGCGCTCTTCTTCGTCGCCAAGCTCGGACGCAGCCCGCTGGGCGTCGCGTACGGCCTCGCCGCCACCGATCTCGTGCTCGCCCCGGCCACCCCCTCGAACACCGCCCGGGCCGGCGGCATCATCCAGCCCATCGTCCGCTCGATCTCGTCCGCCTACGGCAGCGAGCCCGGGCCCAGCTCGCGACGGGTCGGGGCGTTCCTCACCACGAGCGCCTTCCACGTGAACGCGGTGACCTCGGCGATGTTCCTCACCGCGATGGCGGGGAACCCCCTCGCCGCGCAGCTCGCCGGCGACCAGGGCGTCGAGCTCACCTGGGGGCTCTGGGCGCTCGCCGCGCTGGTGCCCGGCCTCGTCTCCCTCATCGTCGTGCCGCTGGCCGTCCGCCTCGTCTACCCGCCCGAGCTCACGCGCACGCCGGAGGCGGCCGCCTCCGCCCGACGCGACCTCGGGAGCCTCGGCCGGCTCTCGCCGGGCGAGATCGTGATGACCGGCACCATCGTCGGCCTCCTGGCGCTCTGGACCCTCGGCGACGCGTTCCTCGGCATCACCGCGACCACGACCGCGCTCATCGGGCTCGTGGTGCTGCTCGTCACCGGCGTGCTCACGTGGGACGACATCAAGGCCGAGACCCAGGCCTGGGACACCCTGGTGTGGTTCGCCGTGCTCGTGATGATGGCGACCCAGCTCAACGCCCTCGGACTCATCCCGTGGCTGAGCGGCCAGATGTCGGTCATCGTCGGCGGGATGGGCTGGACCACGGCGTTCATCCTGCTCTCGCTCGTCTACTTCTTCAGCCACTACCTCTTCGCCTCGAACACCGCCCACATCTCCGCGATGTACGCCGCGTTCCTGGCGACCGCCATCCTCGCCGGCGCCCCGCCCGTGCTCGCCGCCCTCGTGCTCGGCTTCATCTCGAGCCTGTTCGCGTCCGTGACGCACTACTCCTCGGGACCGGCCCCCGTGCTCTTCGGCGCCGGCTACGTGCCCGTCGGAGCGTGGTGGCGCACCGGCTTCCTCATCTCGCTCGTCAACATCGCCATCTGGATGGGAATCGGCGGCGTGTGGACGCGCATCCTCGGTCTCTGGTGA
- a CDS encoding YdcF family protein: MRAIRRAALGGVAVAAALVAWGEGVNRLAARRDLGDEAAAGRTVVVVLGFRNPGRVINGVNRWRVRAGIATARRLDAEAIVFSGGSPAGRCEADLMADHAHVLGYRGAVVRERASRTTQENIAFSLPHLEGATRIVLVSNPPHAQRARRDLRDRRPDLAARLAPAVDARPGAWIVLLPLAALYELAVRLWLRASRPRG, encoded by the coding sequence GTGAGGGCGATCCGGCGGGCGGCGTTGGGCGGCGTCGCCGTGGCGGCGGCCCTCGTCGCGTGGGGCGAGGGCGTCAACCGTCTCGCCGCGCGCCGCGACCTCGGCGACGAGGCCGCGGCGGGGCGCACGGTCGTCGTCGTCCTCGGCTTCCGGAACCCCGGCCGGGTCATCAACGGCGTGAACCGCTGGCGCGTCCGCGCGGGGATCGCGACGGCGCGTCGGCTGGACGCCGAGGCGATCGTCTTCTCAGGAGGCAGTCCCGCCGGCCGGTGCGAGGCCGATCTCATGGCCGACCATGCGCACGTGCTCGGCTACCGGGGCGCGGTCGTCCGCGAGCGCGCGTCGCGGACGACGCAGGAGAACATCGCGTTCTCGCTTCCTCACCTCGAGGGCGCCACGCGGATCGTGCTCGTCTCGAATCCTCCTCACGCGCAGCGAGCGCGCCGAGACCTGCGGGACCGGCGGCCGGATCTCGCCGCGCGTCTCGCGCCCGCCGTCGACGCGCGGCCGGGCGCCTGGATCGTGCTGCTCCCTCTTGCGGCCCTGTACGAGCTCGCCGTCCGGCTCTGGCTGCGCGCATCGCGACCGCGCGGCTGA
- a CDS encoding DHA2 family efflux MFS transporter permease subunit, with amino-acid sequence MTSTDTGAVGAHQQQEIDPKGMRVIWLLLVAAFVAILNETTMGIAIPHLNADLGLAPELGQWLTSAFMLTMAVVIPTTGFLLQRFTTRQIFLAAMTAFSLGTLVCLLAPGFVTLLAGRVIQAAGTGVMMPLLMTTMMNVVPPHSRGRMMGRVGLVISLAPAIGPTLSGAILDTLGWRWIFGIVLPIALIALVIGAKWMTNLGVTTKAPIDVPSIILSALAFGGIVYGLSQFGGGHGTETTDDPGVDPAVTGSIALGVGLVVLVLFVWRQLLLQRKDDALLDLRVFRSGNFTVAVVIMSIVALSMFGTLTLLPQYLQNVVLLDPLQSGLLLLPGSVLMGVLGPVMGRVYDAKGPRTLLVPGTIIVAAALFFYATVTEHTPWWVLMTVQTVMSVGMAMSFTPLFSASLGSLERHLYSHGSAVLNTLQQVAGAAGVAILIALYSSILRDGESAGLSAATAGAPGARMAFLVAAIISVAAVALSFFIRKPADQEDAPVGHGH; translated from the coding sequence ATGACGTCCACCGACACCGGCGCCGTCGGCGCGCATCAGCAGCAGGAGATCGATCCGAAGGGCATGCGGGTCATCTGGCTCCTGCTCGTCGCCGCCTTCGTCGCCATCCTGAACGAGACGACGATGGGGATCGCGATCCCGCACCTCAACGCCGACCTCGGGCTCGCCCCCGAGCTCGGCCAGTGGCTCACGAGCGCCTTCATGCTCACGATGGCCGTCGTCATCCCGACCACCGGGTTCCTCCTCCAGCGCTTCACGACGCGCCAGATCTTCCTCGCGGCGATGACGGCGTTCTCGCTCGGCACGCTCGTGTGCCTCCTCGCCCCCGGATTCGTGACCCTCCTGGCGGGCCGCGTCATCCAGGCGGCCGGCACGGGCGTCATGATGCCGCTGCTCATGACGACCATGATGAACGTGGTCCCGCCGCACTCGCGCGGCCGCATGATGGGCCGCGTCGGCCTCGTCATCTCCCTCGCACCCGCGATCGGCCCCACGCTGTCGGGCGCCATCCTGGACACGCTCGGATGGCGGTGGATCTTCGGCATCGTCCTCCCCATCGCCCTCATCGCGCTCGTGATCGGCGCGAAGTGGATGACGAACCTCGGCGTGACGACGAAGGCGCCCATCGACGTGCCGTCGATCATCCTCTCCGCTCTCGCGTTCGGCGGGATCGTCTACGGACTGAGCCAGTTCGGCGGCGGCCACGGAACCGAGACGACGGACGACCCGGGCGTCGATCCCGCCGTGACGGGGTCGATCGCGCTCGGCGTCGGCCTCGTGGTCCTCGTGCTCTTCGTCTGGCGCCAGCTCCTCCTGCAGCGGAAGGACGACGCTCTGCTCGACCTGCGCGTCTTCCGGTCGGGGAACTTCACGGTCGCTGTCGTCATCATGTCGATCGTGGCGCTGTCGATGTTCGGCACGCTGACGCTGCTGCCGCAGTACCTGCAGAACGTCGTGCTGCTCGACCCGCTGCAGTCGGGGCTCCTCCTCCTCCCGGGGTCCGTCCTCATGGGCGTCCTCGGTCCCGTCATGGGGCGCGTCTACGACGCGAAGGGACCGAGGACGCTGCTCGTGCCCGGGACGATCATCGTGGCGGCCGCCCTGTTCTTCTACGCGACCGTGACCGAGCACACGCCGTGGTGGGTCCTCATGACCGTGCAGACGGTCATGTCCGTGGGCATGGCGATGTCGTTCACGCCGCTCTTCTCCGCCTCGCTCGGCTCGCTCGAACGTCACCTGTACTCGCACGGCTCCGCCGTGCTCAACACGCTGCAGCAGGTGGCGGGCGCCGCGGGCGTCGCGATCCTCATCGCGCTCTACTCGTCCATCCTGCGCGACGGGGAGAGCGCCGGCCTCAGCGCCGCCACCGCGGGAGCGCCGGGGGCGCGCATGGCCTTCCTCGTCGCCGCGATCATCTCGGTGGCGGCCGTCGCCCTGTCGTTCTTCATCCGGAAGCCCGCGGACCAGGAGGACGCGCCCGTCGGGCACGGTCACTAG
- a CDS encoding ABC transporter ATP-binding protein produces MSMGQGMGGRRRPVDETAQRRINAEAPVVPRLGRRVAALFRPYRGRIAVTAVLVIAGASLGVVPPLVVQRVFDDALFPVDGGAVDIPLLVRLVVLMIALYLAGALVGVLQTWYTSRIGNRVTGDLRVRMFDHLQRMELGFFTRTRTGVIQSRLQNDVGGVSGVLTNTVTSILGNTVTVVASLVAMILIDGRLTLIALVIMPFLVVVQRRVGQVRARIAAQTQQSLSELTAITQETLSVSGILLSKSFNRQRAESARYAEENANQISLQVRQAMSGQGFFAVVQVLMASVPAVIYLVAGLLLAGDAGQLTAGTIVAFTTVQARLLQPLTSLMRVALDVQTSSALFARIFEYLDMRPAIADAPDAIDVEDAPGPIGRVEFRDVVFRYPDAASDAVPILRGVSFVAEPGAHVAIVGPSGAGKTTMLYLAPRLYEASDGEVLFGGEDVRRLTQESIVDHIGIVSQETYLFHATVRDNLRYAKPDASDEELEEACRQANIHHIVEGFADGYDTVVGERGYRLSGGEKQRIAIARVLLKDPPVLLLDEATSALDTVSERIVQEAIENAARGRTTISIAHRLSTVVDADVIHVVDAGRIVESGTHAALLASGGLYAALAAEQLAASRDLED; encoded by the coding sequence ATGAGTATGGGTCAGGGGATGGGCGGTCGTCGTCGTCCGGTCGACGAGACGGCGCAGCGGCGGATCAACGCCGAGGCGCCCGTGGTGCCCCGGCTCGGACGCCGCGTCGCCGCACTGTTCCGGCCCTACCGCGGGCGGATCGCCGTCACCGCCGTGCTCGTGATCGCGGGCGCGTCGCTCGGGGTGGTGCCGCCGCTCGTCGTCCAGCGCGTGTTCGACGACGCGCTCTTCCCGGTCGACGGCGGCGCGGTCGACATCCCCCTGCTCGTCCGCCTCGTCGTTCTCATGATCGCCCTGTACCTCGCCGGCGCGCTGGTCGGCGTGCTGCAGACCTGGTACACCTCCCGCATCGGCAATCGCGTGACGGGGGATCTGCGCGTTCGGATGTTCGATCACCTGCAGCGGATGGAGCTCGGCTTCTTCACGCGCACGAGGACGGGCGTCATCCAGTCCCGGCTGCAGAACGACGTCGGCGGCGTCTCCGGGGTGCTGACGAACACCGTCACGAGCATCCTCGGCAACACGGTGACCGTCGTCGCGTCGCTCGTCGCGATGATCCTCATCGACGGGCGGCTCACCCTCATCGCCCTCGTCATCATGCCGTTCCTCGTCGTCGTGCAGCGGCGGGTCGGGCAGGTGCGTGCGCGCATCGCCGCGCAGACGCAGCAGTCGCTCTCGGAGCTGACCGCCATCACGCAGGAGACGCTGAGCGTGTCGGGGATCCTCCTGTCGAAGTCGTTCAACCGGCAGCGGGCGGAGTCGGCGCGCTACGCGGAGGAGAACGCGAACCAGATCAGCCTCCAGGTGAGGCAGGCGATGAGCGGCCAGGGCTTCTTCGCCGTCGTGCAGGTGCTCATGGCGTCCGTCCCCGCCGTCATCTACCTCGTCGCCGGCCTCCTCCTCGCCGGCGACGCGGGCCAGCTCACGGCGGGGACGATCGTCGCGTTCACGACGGTGCAGGCACGGCTGCTGCAGCCGCTCACGAGCCTGATGCGCGTCGCGCTCGACGTCCAGACCTCGTCGGCGCTGTTCGCGCGCATCTTCGAGTACCTCGACATGAGGCCGGCGATCGCCGACGCCCCCGACGCGATCGACGTGGAGGACGCCCCCGGACCGATCGGGCGCGTGGAGTTCCGCGACGTGGTCTTCCGCTACCCGGATGCGGCGTCGGACGCCGTGCCCATCCTGCGGGGCGTGTCGTTCGTGGCCGAGCCGGGAGCGCACGTCGCGATCGTCGGGCCGTCCGGAGCCGGAAAGACGACCATGCTGTACCTGGCCCCGCGCCTGTACGAGGCGTCGGACGGCGAGGTGCTGTTCGGCGGGGAGGACGTGCGCCGTCTCACGCAGGAGTCGATCGTCGACCACATCGGCATCGTGTCGCAGGAGACCTACCTCTTCCACGCGACCGTGCGCGACAACCTCCGCTACGCCAAGCCCGACGCCTCGGACGAGGAGCTCGAGGAGGCATGCCGTCAGGCGAACATCCACCACATCGTCGAGGGGTTCGCGGACGGGTACGACACCGTGGTCGGCGAGCGCGGATACCGTCTGTCGGGCGGCGAGAAGCAGCGCATCGCCATCGCGCGGGTGCTGCTGAAGGACCCGCCCGTGCTGCTGCTCGACGAGGCCACGAGCGCGCTCGACACCGTCTCGGAGCGCATCGTGCAGGAGGCCATCGAGAACGCGGCCCGCGGGCGGACGACCATCTCGATCGCGCACCGGCTCTCCACGGTCGTCGACGCGGACGTCATCCACGTCGTCGACGCCGGCCGCATCGTCGAGTCGGGCACGCACGCCGCCCTCCTCGCGTCGGGCGGCCTGTACGCGGCGCTCGCCGCCGAGCAGCTCGCGGCGAGCCGCGACCTCGAGGACTGA